The following is a genomic window from Burkholderia cepacia ATCC 25416.
ATCCCCGACAGCGCAATCGCGTCGGACGCCAGAAAATTCTCGCCCTCACCGACGCCGACGACGAGCGGCATCCCGTCGCGTGCGCCGACGATCCGGTGCGGCTCGTCGCGGCACATCACCGCGATCGCATAGCTGCCGCGCAGTCGCGCGACCGCGCGCCGTACCGCATCGAACAGATCGCCGTCATACAGGTGGTCGACCAGGTGCGCGATCGCCTCGCTGTCGGTCTGGCTCGCGAACACGTAGCCTTGCGCCTGCAGTTCGGCGCGCAGTTGATCGCAGTTCTCGATGATCCCGTTATGCGACAGCGCGATGCGCGCGTTCGCGTCGCTCGGCGAAAAGTGAGGATGCGCGTTGAGCGTGACGGGCGCGCCATGCGTGGCCCAGCGCGTGTGCGCGATGCCGGTGTAGCCCGACAGCGCTTGCCCGGCGATCTCGCGCTGCAGGTTCGCGACGCGGTCGACGCTGCGGGCGCGCGCCAGCGCCCGGTCGCGGTAGACCACCACGCCGCATGAATCGTAACCGCGGTATTCGAGCCGCTTCAGGCCGTCGACCAGGTTCGGCAGGATGTCCCGCTGGGCGACCGCCCCGACAATTCCACACATATCGCGCTCCGTAAATGTCCTGTCTGGATCAGTGAGAGCGATGGTAGAGGGCGTCTGGTGGAATTAAATTTCAAAATGCAAGAACAAATGAAATGGATGGTTGATCATCTATCATGTTGAAATTAAATTTCACACCCAGACGGGAAGGAGCCGCCGATGGCCGGCATCACCCTCGACGATCTCGACCTGCGCATTCTCGCGATCCTGCAGGACGACGCGTCGGTGTCGAACCTGCAACTCGCCGAGCGCGCGCTGTCGTCGCCGCCCACCTGCATGCGCCGCGTGCGGCGGCTGACGGAGGCGGGCGTGATCCGCCGGCAGGTCGCGGTGCTCGACCCGGTGGCGATCGGCACGGCCGTCACCGCGCTGATCGAGATCAGTCTCGACCGGCAGACGGCGGAAGACTACGACGCGTTCGAAGCGTACGTATGCGCGGAGCCGGCCGTCACGCAGTGCTACCGCGTGTCGCCGGGGCCCGATTTCGTCGTGGTGGCCGATCTGGCCGACGTCGCCGAATACGACGAATTCGCGCGCCGGCTGTTCACCGGCGCATCGAACGTCCGCAACGTGCGGACGTTCTTCTCGACGCATCGCGCGAAATTCGAGGCGAACGCGCGGGTCACACATGCGATGCGCAAGCGCGCGTGAAGCGATCGCACGGTTCGCGATGCGCCGGCGATGCGATTACGCGGCCGCGCCGGCCGTTTCGATCAGTTGCAGCGGCTTGCCATACCCGAAGCAATGCGCGGGCTCCGGAAACACGTGCTGCCGCACGTCGTGCGCGTACTGGCGGATCGCGTCGCGCATCACGGCGTTCGCATCGGCGTAACGCTTCACGAAGCGCGGCGTGTACGCATCGAAAGCGCCGATCATGTCCTCGGTCACGAGCACCTGCCCGTCGCACGCCGGCGATGCGCCGATGCCGATCGTCGGGATCGTCAGCGTTTCGGTCAGGTGGCGTGCGAGCGCTTCGGCGGTGCCTTCGATGACGACGCCGAACGCGCCGGCCCGTTCGGCCGAGCACGCGGCGTCGAACACCTGCGCGGCCGAGCGCGGGTCCATCCCCTGCGCGCGGAAGCCGCCCGTTGCGTTGGCCTGCTGCGGCATGAGGCCGACGTGCGCCATCACCGGGATGCCGCGCTCGGTCAGGAAGCGGATCGTGTCGGCCATCTCGCTGCCGCCCTCGAGCTTCACGGCCTGCGCACCGGTTTCGGCGAGCAGGCGCGCGGCGGAGCGATACGCTTGCGCCGGCGATTCCTGATAAGTCGAGAACGGCAGGTCGACGACGACGCACGCCTGCGCGGCGCCGCGTACGACGGCCGCGCCATGTGCAATCATCATGTCGAGCGTGACGCGCAGCGTATCGGGCATCCCGTACAGCACCATGCCGACGGAGTCGCCGACGATGATCACGTCGGCCACTTCGTCGACGAGTTTCGCCATCGGCGCGGAGTAGGCGGTCAGCGAGACGAGGTTGCCGACGCCCTTGGTCGAACGGATCGCGGTGACGGTCTTGCGGGTGGTGCGGGTATGAGCGCTCATGGGCTGAAGCCGTGTGAAAGAAGAGTCGCCACGGTAGCATCGCGCTCGTTCGTGCAATGACCTTCGGAGGACGTCTTATGTTGCTGGCGGGACAATCGGGTGACCCTTACGCGGTGCCGCCGATGGCACGCCTGCCGAGGCCGCTGTATGTGCGTGCGTTCGAGATTCCCGGCAACGCGAGCGTCGACGCGCACAGTCATCCGTGGGCGCAGCTGATGTATGCGACGAGCGGCGTGCTCGAGGTGTCGACGCCGTCGGGCCGGCAGCTGTTGCCGCCGCACTATGCGATGTGGATACCGCCGCACGTGCCGCATGCGGTGTCGACGCGCGATTGTGTCGCGTTCCACAGCCTGTATCTCGATGCGGCGATCGCGCGCGACGACGTGCACGACGATGGCGCGATCCTCTGCATGACGCCGCTGCTGCGCGAGCTGGTGATCGCCACGGCCGAATTGCCGGTGAACTACGACGAGACGGGGCCGGACGGCGCGCTCGTCTGCCTGATCGCCGACCGGATCGCACGGATGCGGGCGGCGCCGCTGACGGTGCCGCTGCCGCGCGATCCGCGTCTGCTGAAAATCGCGCGTGCGTTGCATGCGTATCCGGGCGATACGCGCAATCTCGACGAATGGGGGCATCAGGTCGGCGCGACGCGACGGACGCTGTCGCGGCTGTTCCGGCAGGACACGGGGCTGTCGTTCACCGAATGGCGGCAGGCGGTGCGGCTGCTGGCGTCGCTGCCGCTGCTCGAGGCGGGCGAGCCGATCGGCGCGGTGGCCGCGCAACTGGGCTACGACTCGACGTCGTCGTTCATCGCGCTGTTCCAGGCGAAATTCCGCGTGACGCCCGGCGCGTATGCGAAGCGTGAAGCGCGCCGGCCCGTGCTGAGCGCGTGACGCGGCTGGCCGCCCTTACTCAGAACGCGAGCGCCTGCTGCGCCGGATGGCGGGCGCCGCGCTCGAACCCCGCGCCTTCGAGCGACAGCAGCGCACGCTTGCGGTCGATCCCGCCCGCATAACCGGTCAGGCTGCCCGATGCGCCGACCACGCGATGGCACGGCACCATGATCGACACCGGGTTCCGCCCGACCGCGCCGCCTACGGCGCGCGCGCCGCTCATCGGCAACCCGACGCGCTCGGTGATGTCGCCATACGTCACGAGTTCGCCGAACGGAATCGCGAGCAGTTCCTTCCATACACGTCGCTGAAACGCGGTGCCGCGCAGTTGAATCGGCACCGAGAACGTTTCGCGCGTGCCGGTGAAATACTCGGCGATTTCTTCCGCGACCTTGCGCGCGATCGGTGGCGTCGCGAGCGCGTCCGCTCCGGTCACGATCGCAACCGACGGGAAGTATTTCTGGCCGACGAAGTAGAGGCCCGTCAGCGCATCGTCCTCGATACGTACCGCGATGTCGCCCAGCGGGCTCGGAATCAGGTGAGCGGGAGTCATCGCAACATCTCTCCGTGAAGGGGCACGTGCGGCATACGCGCGCCACGGCGCCCGGCGCGCCGCATGCGGCGCGGCGGTTCGGCACTTGCTTCGCCCGACGCGGGGGCGAGATCGTGCGTGGCGCAGCCCGCCAGGCATCCGGCGACGAGAGCAAAAGCGATGGCAGGGCGTTTCATGTGGCTCACGGTTGGGGTTGTGCTGCGCGGCGTCGCGGCAGGCGAGGGGAATCGACGCGCATGGGGCGACTGTAAACCATCCCGGCCCCGATCCTGGCCGGATTCGGACATGTGCATCCGTGACCGTGCGCTCACCCCGATCGCGGGAAAATCCCGGAAAACGGTTAATGCCACATTGCAAAACAGTCGTCTCTTTTGCCGCGACCAATTTGAGATGACTCATCGAAATCCCCGACTGACAGGGCGCCGGCTGACGACCTATCCTTTGAAAAACGTTTTCCATATTGATCGGCGGATTCGGCCGTGCGCGACAGCGCGCCGCCGTCCGCCCCGGCGCCGGTCGCCGGTCAACGAATACCGTGCGGCGCGACGGGCGCGGCCGCGCATCGGAGACATTCATGCAATCTGCCGTCGTCGGCGCCGTGCGCGCGGCCGCCAGCCGCTACCGCTGGACCGTCTGTGCGCTGCTGTTTTTCGCGACCGTGATCAACTACATGGACCGGCAGATCCTCGGCCTGCTCGCACCGATGCTCCAGCACGACATCGGCTGGACCCAGGTGCAGTACGGCCGCATCGTGATGGCGTTTTCCGCGTTCTATGCCCTCGGCCTGCTCGGCTTCGGGCGGATCGTCGACTGGCTCGGCACGCGCGTCTCGTACGCGGTCGCGATGCTGGTGTGGAGCATCGCCGCAATGCTGCACGCGGCGGTCGGCTCGGTCATGGGCTTCGCGTTCGTGCGTGCGCTGCTCGGGATCGGCGAGGGCGGCAACTTTCCGGCCGCGATCAAGACGACGGCCGAATGGTTTCCGCGCCGCGAACGTGCGCTCGCCACCGGCATCTTCAACTCGGGCGCGAACATCGGCGCGGTGTTCGCGCCGGCGATCATCCCGGCCATCGCGGTGGCCTACGGCTGGCGTGCGGCGTTCGTGATCATCGGCGCGATCGGCATCGTGTGGCTCGCGTTGTGGCTCGTGCTCTATCGCCAGGCCGATACGCGCGCGCTCGCCGCGGAATACGACGAGCCGCGCGACGAAGCGGAAGCGCTCGACGCGGCGAACGCGAACGCCGGCGCGCCGCGCTGGGGCGAACTGATCCGCAAGCGCGAAACGTGGGCGTTCCTGATCGGCAAGTTCCTGACCGACCCGGTGTGGTGGTTCTACCTGTTCTGGCTGCCGAAGTGGCTCAACGAATCGCGCGGGATGGACATGCAGCACATCGGCCTGCCGCTCGTCTGCATCTATGCGTTGACGACGGTCGGCAGCATCGGCGGCGGCTGGCTGTCGTCGATGCTGCTGCGCGCGGGCTGGAGCGTGAACCGCGCGCGCAAGACGGCGATGCTGATCTGCGCGTGCTGCGTGCTGCCGATCGCGTTCGTGTCGCAGGTGCAGAGCCTGTGGGTCGCGGTGCTGATCGTCGGCCTCGCCGCCGCCGCGCACCAGGGCTGGTCGGCGAACCTGTTCACGACGGCGTCCGACCTGTTTCCGCGCCGCGCGGTTGCATCGGTGGTCGGGATCGGCGGGATGGCCGGTTCGATCGGCGGTGTGCTGTTCTCGGAAGTGATCGGCCAGGTGCTGCAGCGCACGGGCCACTACTGGGTGCTGTTCGCGATCGGTGCGTCGGCCTACCTGCTCGCGCTGGCCGTGATGCACATGCTCACGCCGAAGATGAAGCCGGCGCAACTCGACGCGTGACGGGGTGATCGCGTAGTCACGTCATCGCATGTCCGCAAACGAACGCGCCGCCCTTGGGCGGCGCGTTTTCCTTTGGAGGCGCTGGGCAGGGCACTCAACCGGCCGCGGCCGTCGACGCGCGCATGATCAGCCGCGGCTCGAACGTCGAATAACTCGCGTCGGTGCGCCCCGCGAGCGCGTCGATCAGCTTCTGCATCGCGAGCTCGCCCATGTTCTCGCTCTGGATGTCGACGGTCGTCAGCGCGGGCGCCGCGTATTCGCCGTACGGCACGTTGTCGATGCCCGCGACCGACACGTCCTGCGGCAGCCGGAAGCCGAGCGACGCGGCTTCCTTCATGAAGCCGAGCGCGATCAGGTCGTTGTAGCAGATCACGGCTTGCGGACGCTGCGGCCCGAGCATCACGCGCGAACACGCACGCTCGCCGGCCTCGGCGGTCGGCGCATGCGCATCGTGCACGTCGAGCGTGAGCCCGGCTTCGGCGAGGCAGTCGCGCGCGCCCTGGATCCGCTCGTCGTTCACGCGCGCGGTGCCGAAGCCGAGATACGCGATGCGCGTGTGGCCGAGATTGAGCAGATGGCGCGCGAGCATGTAGGTCGACAGCCGGTTGTCGATGCCGACGCTCGGAATCGGCAGGCCGGGGCTGCGGCGCAGCAGCACGAGCGGCTTGTTGAGGTCGAGCATCCAGCCGGCTTCGTCGTCGGGCATCCGCGTGCTGACGATCAGCCCGTCGACGCGCTGCGCGAGCGCCTCGATCAGCGAGCGTTCGCGTGCCTGGCTCTCCTCGGTATCGACGAGCAGCAGCGTGTAGTCGTGCTGCAGCGCGACGCGGTTGGCCCCCTTCACCACGTTCGTGAAGTGCGGGTTGCTGATGTCGAGGATCACGAGGCCGATGGTGCGCGTGCGGCCGGTGATCATCGAGCGCGCGAGCGGGTTCGAACGGTAGCCGAGCCGGTCGATCGCCTCCTTGAGCCGGGCTTCGACGGTCGGCGAAAAGCGCTGCGTGCCGTTCACGTACTTCGATACCGTCGCGACCGACACGCCGGCTTCCGCCGCCACGTCGCGGATCGTCGGGGAAACTTTTTTCATGCGGAGGGTAACGTTTTCGTTCGATAACGCCGGATTGTGGCAGAAAACGGGGCCGTGCGGCCACGCGCCGATATCGGGAAAGTGCGGATGGCTGCGAGCGGGTTCGGCCATTGACGTTCTGCTGCGCTCCCGCGTATAGTTGGAAAACGTTTTCCGATCCAGTCAGATTTCAGGTCAGATTCAAGGAGATTCGATGAACGCCTCATCCACCGGCGCGCGCAAACCGTTCGGGCGCCTGCTGCTGACGGGCGCGGCCGGCAACCTCGGCCGCCAGTTGCGCGGCGCGCTCGCCGACTGGGCCGACGTCGTGCGCGTCAGCGACATCGCGACGCTCGGCGACGCGGCCGCGCATGAAGAAACCCGCGTCGTCGATCTGGCCGATCGCCCGGCCGTGATGCAGCTCGTCGACGGCGTGGACGCGATCGTCCATCTCGGCGGCATTTCGGTCGATGCACCGTTCGACGATCTCGTCGGTGCGAACATCACCGGCACGTACAACCTGTACGAAGCCGCGCGCAAGCATGGCGTGAAGCGCGTCGTGTTCGCGAGCTCGAACCATGCGATCGGTTTCCATCCGGTCACGGAAGTGCTCGATGCCGATTCGCCGCTGCGCCCCGACAGCCTGTATGGCGTGACGAAGTGCTTCGGCGAATCGCTGTCGCGCTATTACTTCGACCGCTTCGGGATCGAGACGGTATGCCTGCGGATCGGCTCGTCGTTCGAAGTACCGAAGAATCCGCGCATGCTGGTGACGTTCCTCAGCTATCGCGACTTCATCGAGCTCGTGCGCTGCTCGCTGCTGACGAACCGCGTCGGGCATGCGATCGTGTACGGCGCGTCGGACAACCCGGTGAAGTGGTGGGACAACACGAAGGCCGGCTTCCTCGGCTTCCGCCCGCGCGACAGTTCGGAGCAGTTCGCCGGGTTGTTCCCGGTGGCGGCGCCGACCGCCGACTACGACGATCCCGCGCAGCGGTTCCAGGGCGGCGGGTTCGTCGTCGGCGAGCCGATGGAGCGCAACGCGGCGTAAGCGCCGCCGGCGTCGCTGCTGCCGCGGCTCAGCGCAGGATGTCGGTCGCACGGTGCCGCGCGTCGACGCCGTCGATCAGGATCAACGGGCCGCTCGCGTGACGTGCGCGCAGCGGCTGGATCTGCCGGTACGCATCCGATTCGTACCATGCACGCGCGGTGGCGAGATCGGGGAACGCGATCGCGACCAGGTCGCCGCGCCACACGCCTTCGCGTATCTCCGGCCGCGCGCCGTGAATCACGAAATGGCCGTCATACGGCGCGAGCGTGCCGTCGATGCGTTCGAGGTACTCGACGATGTCGTCGCACATCTCGACGTCGTGCAGGTGGGCGATGGCGTAGGCGGTCATGGCGGGCTCCGTGGCGTGAGGTGAGTCGATGGAGCCATGATCGCGGCGCGGGCGGCGCGCGTCGATTACCTGCGACGTAAGGAAATCCGCACGGCCGCTCACGATGGCGCGTGCCGGTAGACACGCCGCCCGTGGGGTGCGGCAGCATCTACGTATATCGCTTGCCCGCAAGCAAGCACGCACGCAGCGTCATTCGTACAGCTACGCATTCGTCAATGCTGCTTGCTGCAAGCCGGATCGGTTCCGCGCCGCTCGGCCGAATCGCACCAGTAACCCGGCCGCCACGCTTCGAACGTGACGGCTTTCGCCGCATTGGCGCGCGTGACGCGCACCGGGTCGGCTTTCAGCGCATCGCCGTTCGGGTCGTCGTTGAGCCGCCAGTTCCGCATGACTTCGCGATGGAACACCCACGTGCGGTGCGCGGCGTCGTAGCGAAACGTCACGCGGTCGCGCCAGTGGCTCGGCCCCGCGAATACGCCCTGTTCGACCGTGAAGGTGCGGGGTTCGATCGTGAGCGCGTTCTCGGCGACGCCATCGAGATACGGGTCGCCCATCCCGCCTTCGTTGGCTTTCATGATCACGGTGTCGTTGCGCGCCGCGAGCCGGTAGTGCCCGTCCGTGCCCGGCAGGAAGATCATCAGCGGACGCAGCGATGCGTTGCGCATCGAATCGTCGGGCTGGTGCGCGACGACCACATAGCCGATGCGGGGGCTGTCGGTCAGGCGGCCCGACGCGGCATCCAGCGCTTCGTAGCCGGCGGGAAGCTGCGCGACGATGTCGTCCGGAAGGTCGGGTGTATCCGGGCAACGGATCGAAGAAGGCGTGTCGCCGCACGTCGCGGCGTAGGTGCCGCCGATGCCGAACGTCAGCAGCGCGGCGACGAGGAATCCTGTGATGCGGGAGATCGTCATGCGGATCGGGTCTGGAGGTCGCGCCGCGAAAGCCGGCGCACACGCGCCGACTCGTCTCGCCGCAGCGCGGGTTGATTGTTCGTCGGGGGGCGCAGTGTAACCGGTCATGCGCGCTTGCGCGTCGGCCTCGGGACCGGCGCGGGCGCGGGCGCCGGCGGTGCGTCGGCCTGCGCGCACAGCCGATCGAGCATCCGTTGCGCGGTGCCCGCGCAATCCTCGCCCGCCGGCTTGTTCTCGATCTCGTCGATCAGTGTCTCTAGATGTTGCCGGTTCTGCGCGAGACGCTGTTCGAGCAGCACGATTTCGTCGACCTTGTGGCGCAGCGCGACGAGCAGTTCGTCGCGCGGCCACGCGCCGAGATCGGGCGGCAGCAGCGCGCGGATTTCGTCGAGCGCAAAACCCGCGCGCTGCGCGCGGTCGATGATCGCGAGCCGCGTCAACGCTTCCGACCCGTATTCCCGATAACCGTTTGCCTGGCGTCGGGCCGGTTCGAGCAGGCCGCTCGCTTCGTAGAAGCGGATGCGCGACGCCGCGATGCCGCTGGCGCGTGCCAGTTCGCCGATTTTCATGCGGTGCTCCGAGGGGGCTTGACCTTGAAGTTGACTTTAAAGTTATCGTTGGGCATCGTCAATCGAGGGTGCCCTCCATGAACCTGTTTACGCCGCTGACACTGCCCAACGGGGCGGTGATTCCGAACCGTCTGGCCAAGGCCGCGATGGAAGAGAACATGGCCGATGCGAACCACGCGCCATCCGACGCATTGCTGCGCCTGTACCAGGCGTGGGCCGACGGCGGGGTCGGCCTGATCCTGACCGGCAACGTGATGGTGGACGGCCGCGCGATGACGGGGCCGAACGGGGTCGTGCTCGAGAGCGACGCGCATCTCGGCCGCTTCCGTCGCTGGGCGGAGGTGGCGCGCTCGGGCGGCGCGCACGTATGGATGCAGATCAATCACCCGGGGCGCCAGATGCAGGCGGCGCTCGGCCAGACGACGCTCGCGCCGTCGGCCATACCGCTCGAGCTCGGTGCGCTGTCGAAGCAGTTCCCGGTGCCGAAGGAGATGACGCAAGCCGATATCGACGATGTGCAGCGGCGCTTCGTGCGCGCCGCGCAGCTTGCGCAGCAGAGCGGCTTCACCGGCGTGGAGATTCACGCGGCGCACGGCTATCTGCTGAGCCAGTTCCTGTCGCCGCTGACGAATCGCCGGCAGGACCGGTGGGGCGGCAGCATCGAGAATCGCGCACGCCTGCTGCTCGATATCGTGCGGGACGTGCGTGCGACGGTGTCGCCGGAATTTGCGGTCGCGGTCAAGCTGAACTCGGCCGATTTCTAGCGCGGCGGCTTCAGCGCCGACGATGCGAAGCGCGTGGTCGAACTGCTGAATCCGCTGGGCGTCGATCTCGTCGAACTGTCGGGCGGCAGCTATGAAGTGCCGGCGATGCAGGGCGAGGCGCGCGACGGGCGCACGCTGGCCCGCGAAGCGTATTTCCTCGAATTCGCGCGCGACATCACGGCGGTCGCGCAGATGCCGCTGATGGTCACGGGCGGCATCCGGCGCCGCGCGGTGGCCGAGCAGGTGGTGGACAGCGGCGTGGCGATGGTCGGCATCGCGACCGCGCTGTCGATCGACCCGAACCTGCCGCGCGACTGGCGGGCCGGCAAGGACAGCGCGCCGGTGCTGCAGCCGATCCGGTGGAAGAACAAGGCACTGGGTGCGCTGGCCAACATGGCCGTCGTCAAGTTCCAGCTGACGCGGCTCAGCGAAGGCCGGCGCACGCATCCGCAGGTGTCGCCGCTGCGCGCGCTGGTCAGGCAGCAACTGGCCGCGCAGTGCCAGACGCGGCGCTACCGCAAGTGGATGGCGGGGCGCGCGGCAGGCACGCGGTGATGTGCGCCGCCGTGCCTGTGCCGGCGGCACGCGCGCCGCGTCAGAACCGGTAGTTCGCCAGCACTTCGAGCCGCCGGTCGTTGCCGAGCAGGTACTGCGTCTCGTTGTAGTACGCGGACTGCACGAAGCGGCGATTGAACACGTTGTACGCGCGCGCCGTGATCGTCGTGTCCTTGCGCGGCTTCCACGCGAGGCCGAGGTCGACCGTGGTGTACGACGGCATCACGAGCTGGTTCGCGGTATCGGCGAAGCGCTTTCCGACGTACTTGACGCCCGCGATGCCCGTCCAGTCCGGCGCGAAGCGCCAGCTCACCCACAGGTTCGCGAGCCGCTGCGGCACCGACACCGGCACGTTGCCCGCGCGCGAGACCGTCGCGCCGCCGGACGTTTGCTGGAAGTCGTCGTATTTCGCGCGCAGGATCGACACGTTCGCGTCGACGCGCCAGTCCTTCGCGATCTCCGCGCCGACCGTCGCCTCGAGCCCGCGCGACGACTGCCGGCCGACCTGGATCGACTGGTTTGGGTTCAGCGGATCGGCCGTCAGCAGATTGCTCTTGACGATCCGGTATGCCGCGAGCGTCCATTCCGCCTTGCCGTCCAGGAACGACTGCTTCACGCCGATTTCGATCTGCCGGCCGGTCGCGAGCGTGAAGTTCGCCTTCGACGCATTCAGCGACAGCAGCGAGCTGATCGGGTCGGCCGCGACCGAATACTGGCCGTACACGGCGAGGCCGGGCTGCACGTCGTACACGGTGCCGATGCGCCAGCCCGTGTTCGCGAACACCTTCGTGAACGCGCCGCCGTTCACGAGATCGTCGCGATTCACGCTCGCGTGGTCGTAGCGCAGCCCGCCGATCACCGACCAGCGCGGCGTGATTGCCAGCCGGTTCTCGGCGAACAGCGCGTACTGGTTCGCCTGGCTGCGGTACTTCGGATAGGTGCCGGCCGTGTTGATGAAGCTGCCCGGATCGAAGCTGAACGGGTCGACCGTCGACGTGCCCGAATAGGGCGCGTTGTTGTCGTGCTGGAACGTCGTGTGATTGAACTCGACACCCGTCGAGAACGTGTTGCGCATGCCGAGCAGCGCGGTGGTCACGGTGGCCGCCGTCACGTTCCCGTACTGCTCCTGGTCGTGGAAGATTTCCGTGTAGCTGCTGCGCCGGACCTGCGCGGTCGACGGCAGGTACGTGTAGTACTCCGCATCCTTCCAGTGACGGTTGCTCTTCATCCGGTACAGCGTGGTCGTCACGTTCAGGCTGTCGCTCGGCTGCCAGTTCGCCGATACCGTCGCCCAGCTGTCACGGAACGCGATGTCGCTGTCGCCGACGTTGTAGTTCTTCTTGTCGAGCGCGCGATCGCGCGCGCCGTTGACGAGCGGCACGCCGAAATACTGCATCGGATGCTGGAAGCCCTGCGCATATGACGCCGTCACGTACAGGTCGGACGTCACGTCGTAGCGCAGCGCACCGGAGATCGACAGGTTGCGGGAGTTGCCGCGGTCCACCCAGTTCGACGAACGGTTGCCGCTGATGTCGAAGCGGTACGACAGCTTCTCGTTGATCGCGCCGCCGCTGCCGAACGCGACCCGCGCCGTGCCCTCGGTGCCGCCGCCCGCCTGCAGCTCGTTGCGGATCGGGCCGCGCGTCGGCTTCTTCGGGACGATGTTGACGACACCGCCGATCGCCCCTTCGCCGTAGATCACCGAAGCCGGGCCGCGCAGCACGTCGATATGGTCGACCGACCACGTATCGAACGGAAAGGTGACGCCGATCGCGCCGTACGGGCGCACGCCGTCATAGAGCTGCGTGACCGACGACGCGCCGACGAAGCCGCGCGCGCCGAGCTCCGAGCCGCCGTTGCCGGGATGCGGCGATGCGCTGATGCCGGCGGCGCGGCTCACGGCGTCGATGATCGAACTGTCGCCGCGCGTGTCGAGCGTCTTGCGATCGATCTGTTCGACGCTCGCGGGCG
Proteins encoded in this region:
- a CDS encoding TonB-dependent receptor yields the protein MKFSSMLPAALLAAFAPAGQAQESNAANAGATLAPIRVNAQKATPLTQPLDTGSRLGLSSLETPASVEQIDRKTLDTRGDSSIIDAVSRAAGISASPHPGNGGSELGARGFVGASSVTQLYDGVRPYGAIGVTFPFDTWSVDHIDVLRGPASVIYGEGAIGGVVNIVPKKPTRGPIRNELQAGGGTEGTARVAFGSGGAINEKLSYRFDISGNRSSNWVDRGNSRNLSISGALRYDVTSDLYVTASYAQGFQHPMQYFGVPLVNGARDRALDKKNYNVGDSDIAFRDSWATVSANWQPSDSLNVTTTLYRMKSNRHWKDAEYYTYLPSTAQVRRSSYTEIFHDQEQYGNVTAATVTTALLGMRNTFSTGVEFNHTTFQHDNNAPYSGTSTVDPFSFDPGSFINTAGTYPKYRSQANQYALFAENRLAITPRWSVIGGLRYDHASVNRDDLVNGGAFTKVFANTGWRIGTVYDVQPGLAVYGQYSVAADPISSLLSLNASKANFTLATGRQIEIGVKQSFLDGKAEWTLAAYRIVKSNLLTADPLNPNQSIQVGRQSSRGLEATVGAEIAKDWRVDANVSILRAKYDDFQQTSGGATVSRAGNVPVSVPQRLANLWVSWRFAPDWTGIAGVKYVGKRFADTANQLVMPSYTTVDLGLAWKPRKDTTITARAYNVFNRRFVQSAYYNETQYLLGNDRRLEVLANYRF